One region of Termitidicoccus mucosus genomic DNA includes:
- a CDS encoding sodium:solute symporter family transporter has translation MNLAAADIAVILAYFAGTLALGLWISRRNRDSERYFLGGRNFPGWIIGISFIGAMISSVTFIALPADSFKTAWLRFLPNLAFPVVVLISAYVFIPFFRRGTVTSAYQYLALRFGPSISAYGAAVFLVAQIVRTATIVYLVAVLMSAMIGLGIPQCILIAGGVTAIYTIKGGFEAVIWTDVIQTLILVTGSVVILSLIIYNIPGGLGQLITEASASGKLSLRDLNPATGLLDPTGAGFSLSEKTATMLILVGFTQYLAGKLNQESVQRWCSSRSAREARKSMLVLGLASLPIWAIFMFIGTGLWVYYRHFPDPVAAEILAGTQKAELILPHFIVTVMPVGLVGLVISSALAAAMSALSSAINSASMVMVNDIYRAHMAKGRGESHYLRAGRLASLLVSLVMIAGAYLFHISDAKTLTDLNIVVTAIVGGGISGAFLLGMLTRRGDARAVLTGIAVTLAFSLYALLMQFNILPRAFDPYYTSILGNIIMIVVGYAAAWIFPARSRDLTNLTVWDQSGTPLK, from the coding sequence ATGAACCTCGCCGCCGCCGACATCGCTGTCATCCTCGCCTACTTCGCGGGCACGCTCGCGCTGGGGCTGTGGATTTCGCGCCGCAACCGCGACTCCGAGCGGTATTTCCTCGGCGGGCGCAATTTTCCCGGATGGATCATCGGCATCAGCTTCATCGGAGCCATGATCAGCTCGGTTACCTTTATTGCGCTGCCTGCCGACAGCTTCAAAACCGCGTGGCTGCGCTTCCTCCCCAACCTCGCGTTTCCTGTCGTTGTCCTCATCTCCGCGTATGTGTTCATCCCCTTCTTCCGCCGCGGCACCGTGACTTCGGCCTATCAATACCTTGCCCTCCGTTTCGGCCCCTCCATCTCGGCCTATGGAGCGGCGGTCTTTCTTGTCGCGCAAATCGTGCGCACGGCGACCATTGTTTACCTTGTTGCCGTGCTCATGTCCGCGATGATCGGCCTCGGCATCCCGCAGTGTATCTTGATCGCCGGAGGAGTTACCGCCATCTACACCATCAAGGGAGGATTCGAGGCCGTCATCTGGACCGATGTCATACAAACCCTCATTCTTGTGACGGGGTCCGTGGTCATCCTCTCCTTGATAATATATAATATCCCCGGCGGGCTCGGCCAGCTGATCACCGAAGCCTCAGCCTCAGGAAAACTTTCGCTGCGCGATCTCAATCCCGCCACCGGTCTGCTCGATCCCACCGGAGCGGGTTTTTCGCTCAGCGAGAAGACCGCCACCATGCTCATTCTGGTCGGATTCACGCAATATCTGGCGGGCAAGTTGAACCAGGAAAGCGTGCAACGCTGGTGCTCGTCGCGATCAGCTCGTGAAGCCCGCAAATCCATGCTGGTGCTCGGACTCGCCAGCCTGCCTATTTGGGCCATATTCATGTTTATCGGCACCGGGCTATGGGTTTATTATCGCCACTTCCCCGATCCTGTGGCGGCTGAGATTCTTGCCGGCACACAAAAGGCGGAACTCATCCTTCCGCATTTCATCGTGACGGTGATGCCGGTCGGCTTGGTGGGACTGGTGATATCCTCCGCGCTGGCGGCCGCCATGTCCGCGCTTAGCAGCGCGATCAATTCCGCGAGCATGGTCATGGTAAACGATATTTACAGGGCGCATATGGCAAAAGGACGCGGGGAGTCCCATTATCTCCGCGCCGGCCGGCTGGCGTCGCTGCTCGTCTCGCTGGTCATGATCGCCGGCGCATATCTGTTTCACATTTCCGATGCCAAAACCCTCACCGACCTCAACATTGTCGTGACCGCCATCGTCGGCGGAGGCATCTCCGGCGCGTTCCTGCTCGGCATGTTGACGCGCCGAGGCGACGCTCGCGCCGTCCTCACCGGCATCGCGGTGACGCTGGCCTTCTCTCTCTACGCGCTGCTCATGCAGTTCAACATTCTCCCGCGCGCCTTCGATCCCTACTACACGTCGATCCTAGGCAACATCATCATGATCGTCGTCGGCTACGCCGCCGCGTGGATTTTCCCGGCGCGCTCGCGCGACCTCACAAACCTCACCGTGTGGGACCAATCAGGCACGCCTTTGAAATAA
- a CDS encoding nucleoside hydrolase encodes MPAETASQPQPLRVVLDTDTFNEVDDQFALAHLCLSPDRVALEAVYAAPFFNTRSTGPADGMEKSFQEIHRVLGLLGEETAGRVFRGATSYIGGAGHPVESDAAHDLVARALDDTAPGPLHVVGIAAATNLASALLLAPEIAPRVRVTWLGGHPLAWPTAREFNLKQDARAAQILLDSGAPLTLIPCKNVAEHLRATLPELRESLPATGRIRPFLLERFADYLARKSLASKPLWDVAASAFLVNPAWLSRETVPSPRLTADLRWETAPGPRHAIQVATDVDRDTILTDLWRKLAAAP; translated from the coding sequence ATGCCCGCCGAAACCGCCAGCCAGCCGCAACCACTCCGCGTCGTGCTCGACACCGACACCTTCAATGAGGTGGACGACCAATTCGCGCTCGCGCACCTCTGCCTTTCCCCGGACCGCGTCGCGCTCGAGGCCGTCTATGCCGCGCCGTTTTTCAACACCCGCTCCACCGGTCCCGCCGACGGCATGGAAAAAAGTTTCCAGGAAATCCACCGCGTGCTCGGCCTGCTCGGCGAGGAGACCGCCGGGCGCGTCTTCCGCGGCGCCACCAGCTACATTGGCGGCGCGGGGCACCCGGTGGAGAGCGACGCCGCGCACGATCTCGTCGCCCGCGCGCTCGACGACACCGCGCCCGGGCCGTTGCACGTCGTCGGCATCGCCGCCGCCACCAACCTCGCCTCCGCGCTGCTGCTCGCGCCGGAAATCGCCCCGCGCGTCCGCGTGACCTGGCTCGGCGGCCACCCGCTCGCGTGGCCGACCGCGCGCGAGTTCAACCTCAAGCAGGACGCGCGCGCCGCGCAAATCCTGCTCGATTCCGGCGCGCCGCTCACGCTGATTCCCTGCAAAAACGTCGCCGAGCACCTGCGCGCCACGCTGCCCGAGCTGCGCGAAAGCCTCCCCGCCACCGGCCGCATCCGTCCGTTTCTGCTGGAGCGCTTCGCGGACTATCTCGCGCGGAAAAGCCTCGCCTCCAAGCCGCTCTGGGATGTCGCCGCCAGCGCGTTCCTCGTCAACCCCGCCTGGCTCTCGCGCGAAACCGTCCCCAGTCCGCGCCTCACTGCCGACCTGCGCTGGGAGACCGCGCCGGGGCCGCGCCACGCCATCCAAGTCGCGACCGACGTGGACCGCGACACGATTTTAACCGACCTGTGGCGCAAACTCGCCGCCGCACCATGA
- a CDS encoding lipid-binding SYLF domain-containing protein — MKKLILLVLGACCLAALPSNAAEKRENCVKRIESCEAIIREFMADKKHAIPQVILDRARAIIITNQFEAGVIFGMRGGYGVILARKPDGSWSIPVLIRAGEASVGLQLGGKTVETIYIMTDDATPRMLFRNRFNVGADAKAAAGPHWAEAEAVSQEVLDTPVLVYSKAKGLMAGATIKTGYMSRNDEANRVLHKTNYTMPELLYGNFVECAPEAKPLMDFITEIAPPAAVK, encoded by the coding sequence ATGAAGAAACTCATCCTCCTTGTCCTTGGTGCGTGCTGCCTTGCAGCGCTGCCATCGAACGCCGCCGAAAAACGTGAGAATTGCGTCAAACGCATCGAGTCCTGCGAGGCGATCATCCGCGAATTCATGGCGGATAAAAAACACGCCATTCCCCAAGTCATCCTCGACCGGGCGCGCGCCATCATCATCACCAACCAATTCGAGGCCGGCGTCATCTTCGGCATGCGCGGCGGCTACGGCGTCATCCTCGCCCGCAAACCCGACGGCAGTTGGAGCATCCCCGTGCTCATCCGCGCCGGCGAGGCCAGCGTCGGCCTGCAACTCGGCGGAAAAACCGTGGAAACCATTTATATCATGACCGACGACGCCACGCCGCGCATGCTGTTCAGAAACCGCTTCAATGTCGGGGCGGACGCCAAGGCCGCGGCCGGCCCGCATTGGGCCGAGGCCGAGGCGGTGAGCCAGGAAGTGCTCGACACGCCCGTGCTGGTTTACAGCAAGGCCAAGGGCCTGATGGCCGGCGCCACGATCAAGACCGGCTACATGAGCCGCAACGACGAGGCCAATCGCGTGCTCCACAAGACCAACTACACGATGCCCGAATTGCTCTACGGCAACTTCGTCGAATGCGCGCCCGAGGCGAAACCGCTGATGGATTTCATCACCGAAATCGCCCCGCCCGCCGCCGTGAAGTGA
- a CDS encoding sialidase family protein, which produces MLPIPTGRLRVCSCISALALLPSFFFQPIASAAVGQHVVYKSGTEGYHTFRIPSIVKAPNGDLLAFCEGRKNSRSDRGDIDILLRRSRDGGRTWGGIQVVWDDGENTCGNPCAVVDEKTGTIWLLLSHNIGTDREKEILAGTSAGTRTVWVSHSTDHGGSWSEPEEITAATKAADWGWYATGPGVGVQIKHGSHAERLVIPCDHSFPTKAAEDDPGAGYGSHAIYSDDHGKTWKFGAPIQPHVNECQLVELFDGKGTLLMDMRSYAKRSRRAQAASSDGGATWGPVRDADALVEPVCQASILRWERGEKKAGLLLFSNPAHPQKRVNLTVKASADNGKTWTLSRVLAKGPAAYSCLVAVDDDTAGCLYEGGESMAYERIIFARIPAADLLAR; this is translated from the coding sequence TTGCTTCCAATCCCGACGGGTCGTCTTCGAGTTTGCAGCTGCATTTCCGCACTCGCGCTTCTGCCGTCGTTTTTCTTTCAGCCGATTGCCTCCGCGGCGGTCGGGCAGCATGTCGTCTATAAATCCGGCACCGAGGGTTATCACACGTTTCGCATCCCCTCGATCGTGAAGGCGCCGAACGGCGATTTGCTCGCGTTTTGCGAGGGACGGAAAAACAGCCGCAGTGACCGCGGCGACATCGACATTCTTCTGCGGCGTTCGCGCGATGGCGGGCGCACCTGGGGCGGGATTCAGGTTGTGTGGGACGACGGGGAAAACACCTGCGGCAACCCGTGCGCCGTGGTTGACGAAAAAACCGGCACCATATGGCTGCTGCTCAGCCACAATATTGGAACCGACCGGGAAAAGGAAATCCTGGCGGGAACCAGCGCGGGCACGCGCACGGTGTGGGTTTCGCATTCGACCGACCATGGCGGGTCATGGAGCGAGCCGGAGGAAATCACCGCCGCCACGAAGGCCGCCGATTGGGGCTGGTATGCCACGGGCCCCGGCGTCGGCGTGCAGATAAAACACGGGTCGCATGCGGAAAGGCTGGTCATTCCGTGCGATCATAGTTTCCCTACGAAGGCCGCCGAAGATGATCCCGGCGCGGGCTATGGCTCGCATGCGATTTATTCCGACGACCACGGAAAGACATGGAAGTTTGGCGCACCCATCCAGCCGCATGTGAACGAGTGCCAGCTCGTCGAACTTTTCGACGGCAAGGGCACGCTGCTGATGGACATGCGTTCCTACGCGAAACGCTCGCGTCGGGCGCAGGCGGCGAGCTCCGACGGCGGGGCGACGTGGGGGCCGGTGCGCGATGCCGATGCGCTGGTGGAGCCGGTTTGCCAAGCGAGCATCCTGCGCTGGGAGCGCGGGGAAAAAAAGGCGGGTCTGCTCCTGTTTTCCAATCCCGCCCATCCCCAAAAACGCGTGAACCTCACCGTCAAGGCCAGCGCCGACAACGGGAAAACGTGGACGCTCTCGCGCGTGCTGGCCAAGGGGCCGGCGGCCTATTCGTGCCTGGTGGCCGTCGATGACGACACCGCCGGCTGTCTTTACGAGGGCGGGGAAAGCATGGCCTACGAGCGCATCATATTCGCGCGCATTCCGGCCGCCGATCTTTTGGCCAGATAA
- a CDS encoding FCD domain-containing protein: MPDEKFRELTSLRAEIEAFGASRTVRRAAAEPALLDRLRDICARIRRAAHRGDCVACREADAEFHETVMDMSGVPGLAAMWKIAWEKLGAFYLPRFDHDVSGWRNSVVEHEYLLETIRLGEPVAAEEAVRNHIEATYVSQCAAMGTPDAERDVLFLATRHMAAQLQYPLRLGDVAARVARVCPRHLTRLFHRQHGMGFKAYLQKLRMAKAAELMAGTRLPVATVARRVGYRNFSLFAAHFVRAGGLPPRAWRKKHGGHAHFTAAGGAISVMKSISGFASGAHSTKLP, translated from the coding sequence ATGCCCGACGAAAAGTTCCGTGAACTCACCTCCCTCCGCGCCGAGATTGAGGCGTTCGGCGCATCGCGCACTGTCCGCCGCGCCGCCGCCGAGCCCGCGCTTCTCGACCGCCTGCGCGACATCTGCGCGCGCATCCGGCGCGCCGCCCACCGCGGTGACTGCGTGGCTTGCCGCGAGGCCGACGCGGAGTTTCACGAGACCGTCATGGACATGTCCGGCGTGCCCGGTCTGGCCGCGATGTGGAAAATCGCCTGGGAAAAGCTCGGCGCCTTCTATCTGCCGCGCTTCGACCACGACGTGAGCGGCTGGCGCAACAGCGTCGTCGAGCACGAGTATCTGCTGGAGACCATCCGGCTGGGCGAGCCAGTCGCCGCGGAGGAGGCGGTGCGCAACCACATCGAGGCGACCTACGTGAGCCAGTGTGCCGCGATGGGCACGCCGGACGCGGAGCGCGACGTGCTTTTTCTCGCCACGCGGCACATGGCGGCGCAGTTGCAATACCCTCTGCGCCTCGGCGACGTGGCGGCGCGCGTGGCCCGCGTCTGCCCCCGCCACCTCACGCGCCTCTTTCACCGGCAGCACGGCATGGGCTTCAAGGCCTACCTGCAAAAGCTGCGCATGGCAAAGGCCGCCGAGCTGATGGCGGGCACACGCCTGCCCGTGGCGACCGTCGCGCGGCGCGTCGGCTACCGCAACTTCTCACTCTTCGCCGCGCACTTCGTCCGCGCGGGCGGCCTGCCGCCCCGCGCATGGCGGAAAAAACACGGCGGGCACGCTCACTTCACGGCGGCGGGCGGGGCGATTTCGGTGATGAAATCCATCAGCGGTTTCGCCTCGGGCGCGCATTCGACGAAGTTGCCGTAG
- a CDS encoding metallopeptidase family protein, whose translation MTFRQLLAEAEKTVAATRRKLPPAIRPHAEALPVVYHDWPSEEILAGEFEPDILGLFVGDPLGVEPGLGNVAPAQILLFLESIYDYAEGDPEVFREEVRLTYLHELGHYLGWDEEDLEARGLD comes from the coding sequence ATGACTTTCCGCCAACTGCTCGCCGAAGCCGAAAAAACCGTCGCCGCCACGCGCCGCAAACTCCCGCCCGCCATTCGCCCCCATGCCGAGGCGCTGCCGGTGGTTTACCATGACTGGCCGTCGGAGGAAATCCTGGCGGGCGAGTTCGAACCCGACATCCTGGGGCTTTTTGTGGGCGATCCACTTGGCGTGGAACCCGGGCTGGGCAATGTCGCTCCCGCGCAGATCCTGTTGTTCCTCGAAAGCATCTACGACTATGCGGAAGGCGACCCGGAGGTTTTCCGCGAGGAGGTGCGGCTGACTTACCTGCACGAACTCGGGCATTACCTTGGCTGGGACGAGGAAGACCTCGAAGCGCGCGGATTGGATTAA
- a CDS encoding NAD(P)/FAD-dependent oxidoreductase, with protein sequence MQKQRVVIAGGGAAGFFSAITCAENARGGREVVLLEASSQPLAKVKVSGGGRCNVTHACFEPRELVKRYPRGARELIGAFHRWQPRDTIGWFGARGVELKTEPDGRMFPVTDDSQTIIDCLERAASEAGASVRLRCGLAAARAKGAGTGENAAGGFALTLSDGETLDCDRLLLATGGGRSASGPAIAAALGHTIEPPVPSLFTFNTDDPRLRGLAGLSVPVATACVRGTKLRETGPVLVTHWGLSGPAILRLSAWGARELHARDYRFPLQLNWLGASSRERAREELAAARAANPRRQVATWNPFALPQRLWERLAAASGIAPDAVWTATSNNALAALASQLTEGEYAVTGKSTNKDEFVTCGGVRLAEVDFKTMQSRVCPGLYFAGELLDIDGVTGGFNFQAAWTTGRLAGLAMAE encoded by the coding sequence ATGCAAAAACAACGGGTGGTCATCGCGGGCGGAGGGGCGGCGGGATTTTTTTCCGCCATCACCTGCGCGGAAAACGCGCGTGGCGGTCGCGAGGTGGTTTTGCTGGAGGCGTCCTCGCAGCCGCTCGCCAAGGTGAAGGTCTCGGGCGGCGGACGCTGCAACGTCACCCATGCGTGCTTCGAGCCGCGCGAACTGGTGAAGCGCTATCCGCGCGGCGCGCGCGAACTGATCGGCGCGTTTCATCGCTGGCAGCCGCGCGACACCATCGGCTGGTTCGGGGCGCGCGGCGTGGAGCTGAAAACCGAGCCGGACGGGCGCATGTTTCCCGTCACGGACGACTCGCAAACCATCATCGACTGCCTTGAGCGCGCCGCGTCGGAGGCCGGTGCGAGCGTGCGGCTGCGCTGCGGCTTGGCGGCGGCGCGCGCGAAGGGCGCGGGCACCGGCGAAAACGCCGCGGGCGGTTTCGCCCTCACGCTGTCCGACGGCGAAACGCTCGATTGCGACCGCCTGCTGCTCGCCACGGGCGGCGGGCGGTCTGCCTCCGGGCCGGCCATCGCTGCCGCGCTCGGCCACACGATCGAACCGCCCGTGCCCTCGCTCTTCACCTTTAACACCGACGACCCCCGGTTGCGCGGTCTCGCCGGGCTGTCCGTGCCTGTCGCGACCGCGTGCGTGCGCGGAACGAAGCTCAGGGAAACCGGTCCCGTGCTCGTGACGCATTGGGGCCTGAGCGGACCGGCGATTCTGCGGCTGTCGGCGTGGGGAGCGCGCGAGCTGCATGCGCGGGATTATCGGTTTCCGCTGCAACTCAACTGGCTCGGCGCGTCTTCGCGCGAACGGGCCCGCGAGGAGCTTGCTGCGGCGCGGGCGGCCAATCCGCGACGGCAGGTCGCCACCTGGAATCCCTTCGCGCTGCCGCAGCGCCTGTGGGAGCGCCTGGCCGCGGCTTCGGGCATCGCGCCCGACGCGGTATGGACGGCCACCTCGAACAACGCCCTCGCCGCGCTCGCGTCGCAGTTGACGGAGGGCGAATACGCGGTGACGGGCAAGAGCACGAACAAGGACGAGTTTGTCACCTGCGGGGGCGTGCGCCTCGCCGAGGTGGATTTCAAGACCATGCAGAGCCGCGTTTGTCCCGGTTTGTATTTTGCCGGCGAACTCCTCGACATCGACGGCGTGACCGGCGGTTTCAATTTTCAAGCGGCATGGACGACCGGCCGGCTCGCGGGCCTGGCCATGGCGGAGTGA
- a CDS encoding TonB-dependent receptor, whose translation MKTLLPRPAALLCALALAAASLHAQTDAAPGRLAGTVRNADTGRVLEGASVTVTTTSLQALTDELGNFVVRGVPVGEYVVMIAYTGVDSVYKSVQIGPDAETRIDVEMSSQIYNLPAFTVTGEREGNAAAIVRQKTADNIKNVVSMDAFGQLPNENAGELLIRLPGLAGEVNEDGDVTGMIIRGISPSLNTVSVNGNMQSSSGGMSRDYRTNSLTGAIFDELEVIKASTPDMGADSLGGAVNFKTRSALTMKEKRRIEYRVGARWAPTFLDQIPLRKQHNMHPLGNLQYQEVFDVFGGDRNLGISASAFYSQNVNGTYWTIQDYAYTTADPAYIWDYRTRNTLGDRQQTTFSLNADYIVSRSTKIFIRGFYNDAFEQGQENYIMRAYTRLQGDGTPYSPEAIGYYDAHTTEIEPTANSRFQVQSILYSFLTRERQLQVGAEHTFDRLKIDYDLSYNRNHGNLGNGAGDRDSGGLLTMEFDNVGWLVDKSGSEEYPRFVQTDGLSIYDPDSYKWVTLTTRNNKRNTDVYGGTINAKYALPIGIPAYIKTGYRYRRQKVEEINGTHRWYYGYNAANPFPLDPNYGIIVEGASDLPFYDTASVRRHQEENTVSSAAIGKWYQRQSDLEYDADQIYGGTRHVAEDVNAGYIMGQARFGSLGVLAGVRYEHTSVKGVGWMDLDGDHDYVEHGKFPLESEYGDFFPSVHLIYNLTSNLLARISWSNTIGRPDFTNFVPNKTVNDTALIVRINNNDLKPQYSENWDVSFEYYFEPVGQVSIGAFYKTIDDFIVSADMGTIGSGPDNGFGGAYDGYTLISQFNGGKAAVKGLELSWQQQFTSLPGFLKGIGALANFTLLSTGGDYGSTGKENPVTDLVKFVPRTGNAGITYRYKKISARVMANYTSSYLSDYAEDQVRLRYRDDRTTVNFSFAYTLRPEVRFYVDVINAFNEPQRWYRYSEDRLAQALYSGAAVYFGISGRF comes from the coding sequence ATGAAAACACTGCTCCCCCGCCCCGCAGCCCTACTGTGCGCCCTCGCTCTCGCCGCTGCCTCGCTCCATGCGCAAACGGATGCGGCGCCGGGTCGTCTCGCCGGCACCGTGCGCAACGCCGACACCGGTCGTGTGCTTGAAGGCGCGAGTGTTACCGTGACGACCACGAGTTTGCAGGCTCTGACCGATGAACTCGGCAACTTCGTAGTCCGGGGCGTTCCGGTTGGCGAATATGTCGTAATGATAGCATACACCGGAGTGGATAGTGTTTACAAATCAGTGCAGATAGGCCCCGACGCGGAGACACGGATTGATGTGGAGATGTCGTCTCAAATATATAATCTGCCAGCATTCACGGTTACAGGGGAGCGTGAGGGCAACGCCGCGGCCATCGTGCGCCAAAAAACCGCCGATAACATAAAAAATGTCGTATCCATGGATGCTTTTGGGCAGCTTCCGAACGAGAATGCCGGCGAGTTGCTGATCCGCCTGCCCGGCCTAGCCGGCGAGGTAAACGAGGATGGCGATGTCACCGGAATGATCATTCGCGGCATCAGCCCGAGCCTGAACACCGTTAGCGTCAACGGAAATATGCAATCGAGCAGTGGAGGGATGTCGCGGGATTACCGCACTAATTCGCTTACCGGAGCCATATTTGATGAATTGGAGGTAATCAAGGCCAGCACCCCTGACATGGGAGCGGATTCGCTCGGCGGTGCGGTGAATTTCAAAACGCGCTCAGCGCTAACGATGAAGGAAAAGCGCCGGATCGAATACCGGGTGGGCGCGCGTTGGGCGCCCACCTTTCTTGACCAAATCCCCTTGCGCAAGCAGCATAACATGCACCCTTTGGGGAATCTGCAATATCAGGAGGTGTTTGATGTCTTTGGAGGAGATCGCAATCTTGGCATATCCGCCTCAGCCTTTTACAGCCAGAATGTCAACGGGACTTACTGGACGATCCAGGATTATGCCTATACCACCGCCGATCCCGCTTATATCTGGGATTATCGCACCCGAAACACGCTCGGCGACAGGCAGCAGACAACCTTTTCGCTGAATGCCGATTACATTGTATCGCGAAGCACAAAGATTTTTATACGCGGTTTTTATAACGACGCATTCGAGCAAGGGCAGGAAAACTACATCATGCGCGCCTATACCAGATTGCAAGGTGACGGAACGCCGTACTCGCCGGAGGCGATTGGTTATTATGATGCCCATACGACCGAAATAGAACCGACAGCCAATTCTCGTTTTCAGGTGCAATCAATATTGTATAGTTTTCTAACCCGGGAGCGACAGTTGCAAGTTGGAGCGGAGCATACTTTTGACCGGTTGAAGATCGATTACGATCTTAGTTACAATCGTAATCATGGAAATTTGGGCAATGGCGCGGGGGATCGTGACAGCGGAGGGCTTCTCACCATGGAGTTCGATAATGTAGGCTGGCTCGTCGACAAGTCCGGCTCGGAAGAGTATCCGCGCTTTGTGCAAACTGATGGGCTCAGTATTTACGATCCGGACAGTTATAAGTGGGTCACACTAACCACCCGGAACAATAAGAGAAACACCGATGTTTATGGGGGCACGATCAATGCAAAATATGCCCTGCCCATAGGCATCCCGGCTTATATTAAGACAGGCTATCGGTATCGGAGGCAAAAAGTGGAGGAGATAAATGGCACGCATCGTTGGTATTATGGATACAACGCCGCCAATCCGTTTCCCTTGGATCCAAATTATGGAATTATAGTAGAAGGGGCTTCAGATTTGCCATTCTATGACACGGCATCGGTGCGGAGGCATCAGGAGGAAAACACGGTTTCGTCCGCCGCGATAGGAAAGTGGTATCAACGCCAGTCTGATTTGGAGTATGATGCGGATCAGATATATGGTGGCACCCGCCACGTGGCCGAGGACGTCAATGCGGGATATATCATGGGACAGGCGCGATTTGGGTCGCTTGGGGTCCTGGCCGGCGTGAGATATGAGCATACCAGCGTCAAGGGCGTGGGATGGATGGATTTGGACGGGGATCACGATTACGTGGAGCACGGAAAATTTCCCCTTGAATCGGAATATGGTGATTTCTTCCCCAGTGTGCATTTAATTTATAACCTGACATCAAATCTTCTCGCAAGGATTAGCTGGTCAAATACCATAGGGCGCCCGGATTTCACTAATTTTGTCCCAAACAAGACAGTAAATGACACGGCACTCATTGTCCGGATTAACAACAATGACCTGAAACCTCAGTATTCCGAAAATTGGGACGTGTCATTTGAATATTATTTTGAACCGGTCGGGCAGGTTTCAATCGGTGCATTTTATAAAACGATAGATGACTTTATTGTTTCCGCTGATATGGGAACAATAGGCAGCGGACCTGACAACGGTTTTGGTGGCGCCTATGATGGCTATACATTGATCAGCCAGTTTAACGGGGGCAAGGCCGCCGTAAAAGGGCTGGAATTGTCATGGCAGCAGCAGTTCACATCTTTACCCGGGTTTTTGAAGGGCATTGGGGCGCTGGCTAATTTTACTCTGTTATCGACGGGCGGCGATTATGGGAGCACGGGGAAAGAAAATCCCGTTACCGATCTGGTGAAGTTTGTGCCAAGAACCGGCAACGCAGGCATTACTTACCGGTATAAGAAAATCAGCGCCCGGGTAATGGCAAATTACACCAGTTCGTATCTCTCCGATTATGCCGAGGACCAGGTCCGGCTTCGCTACCGCGATGACCGCACGACGGTGAACTTTAGCTTCGCATACACGCTCCGCCCGGAAGTGCGTTTTTATGTGGATGTCATCAACGCGTTTAATGAGCCCCAGCGTTGGTATCGTTATTCGGAAGACAGGCTGGCCCAGGCACTTTACAGCGGCGCCGCAGTCTATTTTGGAATCAGCGGGCGTTTCTAG